A segment of the Lycium ferocissimum isolate CSIRO_LF1 chromosome 10, AGI_CSIRO_Lferr_CH_V1, whole genome shotgun sequence genome:
AAGCATCAAAGGTTCGaggtaatttcttttctttcattttgcgTTTTTCTTTTATCGTCTTTCTCCTTCCCTCTTATTTTTTTGTCTAAGCGACAATGATGAGTTCTTGTTCAAGAGAATGACCCATGCATGAAGAAGGTAATATTGAGGCGCAAAGGGATGGATTCTCGTCCCCGCcttaagaacggtaaggtaatcttatGGCGCAAAGGGATGGATACTCGTCCCCGCCCTAAAAACGATAAGGTAATCTTACGACGCACAGGGATGGATACTCGTCCCCGCCCTAAaaacggtaaggtaatcttacgacgcaaagggatggacactcgtccccgccttaagaatggtaaggtaatcttacggcgTAAAGGGATGGACACTCGTCCCCTCcttaagaacggtaaggtaatcttacggcgcaCATGGATGGATACTCGCCCCCGCcctaagaacggtaaggtaatcttacggcgTAAAGGGATGGACACTCGCCCCCGCCCTAAGAAtggtaaggtaatcttacggcgcaaagggatggatACTTGTCCCCGCCTTAAGAATTTAGGGAGTTCATATGTCAAGGTCTTTGTACCTATGGATATACGTCCAAGTACGCTACTAATAACTAACGTCCTTTGCGGCTTGAAGAGATGGTTTACTTCAGACACTACGCTTCCCCATCCACCAAACTCGGGTATCTCGTAGTTGGTGAAGATGGCGCGGAGAAAACTAGATTCTTGATTAATACCATAATAGGCAGGCGATATGCGAGTCCGTGGCCTTCTTTGAGGAATCCGCGGCCATATGCCCGATTGGACATCGGAGAAAACCCAAAATTCTAATCGATCGTCAGATATGGTCACTCCAAGCACAGAAACCATCATCGTACCAACATTGCGTCCGCGCTACCGTGCTTAGCTCGTCGTATAATTCAAGGAGAGATACGCTGGGAAGACACGCCGTGACGATTGAGGAGAGTATCGTCACATTCAGGGTATTAGGAATGGTCGAAGATATACTTGGGAGGATTCAAGAAATCTTGGGTACGGCTCGAGGATTTACGATGCGGTTTACGCTTCACTTTTACTTACGATCGCAATTCGGATATTCTGCAAGCATTCTGTGAAGCTTGGTGCCCAAAGACGAATACCTTCCTTACGTGTTGGTGAATTATCCATTTCCCTTTGGGACTTACATGTTCTTGGAGGCTTACCTATTTGGGGTTCTCTTTATGAAGAAGTGGTTCTGAGGCCAAGGAACTTACGAGTTAGACAATGAAGAACAAGATATGTTTCTCGAGCTTGTGAATATTTGTTCGCGACCTTCCGTCATCTCGGTGTTGACCAAAGTCTCGTTGAGCAAGCTGGATAAAATTTTGGTGTAAGAAACCTTTAAGGTATGAACTGCTCCACcaaggaaggaaaaagaaatctGCTCGTCTCAAGTCGACACATAATCCTACTGGGACTTTACCCGATACGACAACATGGTCAAACACGGAAGACGCGATATTTTTCAAGCTTGGGGTGACGTATGACAAAAGAGACGATACATATTTGGCAGCTTTCTTGTCCTGTTGGTTGTGCGCTTTCGTCTTCCCAAATAAGAAAGGTGATTTCATTCGTCCAGGGACTTTCAAGATGGCAAGCATGATGGCGAGTGGACGGAAGATTGGCCTTGCTATTCTAGTTTTGGCAAGTATCTAAAATGGCTTGAATAAGATTTCATCTTCCTCGCAACTTGATCAAATTAAAGTTTGCTTTCCTATTCATTATGTTTATGGGCGGCTTGCCCGTTATTTTAAAACTCATTATCCACTTACCCATGGACCATCTATTCCCGAAGGTGGCTACTCGGGGGAAGGTGGTGCGAAATATTTTTGACAAAAGTGACGCGAGAAGACGCATTCATATTGGGGAAAGCGCGATTTGGACATCAATCATGCTAAATAACTCTCACCCTTACTATTATGTAGATGGTGGTAGAGCGCGAGTTTGGAGTCAAGTTATTTTATGAATATCCGTTTTAACTATCTCCTGCGAGGTGCGATAATTCATTCATCATTGAGCCATATAGTCCACATCGCTTCGGTCGTCAATTTGGGTTTATCAAAACAAGCACTGGTATTTTGGGGAATGACGTCCGCGATGTATCTTTAgacgaagggcttatgttttgGAGGATTTGCACGATGGATCGATCTATGTCACGAAGCGAGTTTTCCTTGATCACTTCCGATGTAAAGAAACTCTCTTCGGTGACTACCGGACACTGGTGGAAGAAGACGCGGGGATTTCCTTGACAAACACACGGACTTTAATGAATATTGTCGGGCCAATTGTTACACTCTCGGAAGAATCGGATAGTATGTGCAAATGAAGTCCCAATCTTAACATCCTTGTGCTTGAATGCTAAGTTATGCGAGGGCGGCACCAAGGAAAGGAAGCTGATTGCCTTCAAACGTTTTAGGAGAAGAGGTGCCTGCTTTCGAAAGTCGTCTATTCTTCCAAAAGACTATCGAAAGGGAGCGAGAGTAGCAATGGAGATCGTAACTTTAAGAGAGTGAAAGCACGTCAGCGATTTGGAAGATACTAAAACTCCCTGTGGTTGAAATCTCCAACGACATTGGTAGCCATGAAGACTATGACTCACTAGTAAAGAGGGTATGATAAAATAAACTTTTAGTTACCGGTATACCTCGATGACCTTTACTAACAATTCGTCTTTCTTGTGTGTCAAGTGGTCTCAGAGTATTGCAACAAGAAGGGTCACAAGATAGTCTTTGAGTCTATATCTGGTCCGGACTTAATGCAaccaggggcggagctacagtGATATAggggggttcggccgaacccagtaACTTTTTCGTAGACCCTGTATTTGTACTAGAAAAATTAGTAAATATAGATAATATTTACTTGCGAACCCCAATACATAAGTAAAAAATGGTTCGGTGGTACAGGCGATTACTAATGACGCTATCCCAGCTCGTGATGCGAGGTTCGAATCCCGCCAgctgctttctttttttttgttttctttggtATAAAGCAACATTTCCttttataattctttttaaaattagaaaaaaattaaacaattgAACCGTGCAATTTTTCCATTGGGATTTGGGggtacaaaatataaaattaacaaTCCAAACCCAAAAGCAAAAAGGCAAACGAAGCAGCTTTTTCCATTGGGATTTGGGggtacaaaatttaaaattaacaaaTCTAACCCCAAAAGCAAAAAACCAAACGACTTGTACACAGTAGCTACCattctttttcatctttctctttcACAACAAAGCcaaatcaaaaataaattttcaaaaaatctgGGGTTTTAACTTTTTGCTTGGAAGCACACCAAATCACCACTTCGTTGCCCCCCGGAGAACGGGACGCCGACGGGCCTCCGATTGGCGGGCCAGTATGTACAAGATAATGagatattctttcttttatgctTCCTTCcccctttcttcttcctcgTTTGTTTTCTTTCTAATATTCGAATTGATTTTTAATCTTTGATTCTAAAATTTGTCCCCCAACTTTGACCTTatgtttatgaaattttcctGTTTTGCTTCCCAAATTTCAATACCAAAATCCCCGACAAGCCGACAAGTATGTGGTCCTTTTcttatttctaatttttatataGAGTGCAATATGTTTCTCTTTAAATATGAGACTACACAGTATACAAGCTTAAgatattttttgcaaaataaattactttaagATTGTGAACTATTATTAATTAAAGAAGTGCAAATGCTGTTTTTAGATGAGTCTACACTAAGATTATTTGATTGTTAAATGTTAATAGCCTTTAAAAGCTATTGTGAACTGTAGTTATATATTGCTTTTGTATGCTCTCAAAATTTGAAGTGTAATTTGTGTTTTCTTGACTTTTAGGatctttaagaaaaagtcaAGATGATCACGCCCTAGCCTTCGAAGCCTCAGCTCCGCTGAAAATACTACTCCTATCTATCCTTTGCCAAGTTCTCATTTGCCAAGTTCTTCGTCTTTGTCAATCTTTTCAATGCATCGGATAATGACAAAGTGTTGGGCGATTTGGATCTTAAATCGGATCCTGGCGAAAGAAAACAAATGTCGAAATTTCTCCTTATATACGTGACCGAGTGAGGAGATATTACATACTAAAGAAACCTTGTCAGCTTTGAAGAATTTGAATTTCCAAGTAGAGATATTGGAGGAGAATTGCGTCGTTTTAATCTAGATTGGTTTGACGATCCATATTCTCAATGGTTAGAATATAGTGTTAAAAAGATGCGACATTTTGCTTATGTTGTTACTTGTTTAAAAATGAGCTTGGAGGATATGGAAAAAAAGTAAGTGATGCTTTCACAACGAAAGGTTTTCGAAGTTGGAATAAAGGTATAGAAAGGCTTAAAAGCATGTGGGTGAAGTGAATAGTGTTCATGCTCGATGTTTCATGATGATGCTAGATTTAATGAATCAAGAACAATCTAATCTAACCGTTTGACAAGCCTTTCGAGAAATTTAAAGGTGATTATCGGGTTCGCTTGAATGCTTCGGTTGATGTGATAAGGTATCTTTTAAAAGAAGGAATGCCTTTCCGGGGGTCCTGATGAGTGTGTAAGCTTCTACAAGAAGGGGTCATTTTCTAGATCTCTTAAAGTGGTATGCGGATAAGAAGGAAGATGTGAAAAATGTGGTACTAGAAAAAGCTCCAAAAAAATAACACCATGACTTCTCGAATGTCAAAAGACATTGTGAATTCTTGTGCAAATGAAACGGTGAATGCAATTATTGAAGACTTGAACGGAGATTACTTTGGGATATTGGTTGATGAGTCCCTAAGGATGTTTCTCATAAGGAACAAATGGCTCTTGTCTTGAGATATGTAAGCAAAGGAGGGTAAAGTTATTGAGCGATTTCTTGGTCTTGTTCGTGAAAGATACATGCCAAAAGTCATTGAAAGAAGCGATCTATTCTTTGCTTTTAGACCATTCTTTGGTCGATCTCAAATACGGGGACAAGGTTATGATGGAGCTAGTAACATGCAAGGAGAAATTAATGGTCTTAAAACTCTTATTCTGAAAGATAATTCTTCGGCATATTGCGTACATTGCTTTGCTCATCAATTGCAATTGACTCTTGTAGCCGTTGCAAAAAAACATCATGatgtgaataatttttttgacatTCTTGCCAATGTTTTAAATATCGTTGGAGGTTCTTTTAAGCGTAGGGAGATGCTTCGAGatgatcaatttgaaaaattagAGGAATTACTAGTGCTCGGTGAAGTTCATACGGGAAGTGGAttaaatcaagaacttggactTCAAAGGCCTGGTGATACCCGTTGGGGATCTCATTTTAAGACGGTACGTAACTTCATTTCCTTATTCTCATCAATTGTGCATGTACTTGGAGTTCTTGCAAATGAGGGTGCAAATTATCATGAGAAAGCAAAGGCAAAAGTCTAGTGGAAGAACATTAGATCTTATGAGTTTATCTACATGTTGTATTTGATGTTGAAAATTTTGGCGATTacatatgatttgaatatggcTTTGCAACGAAAAGATCAAGATATTGTTAGTGCTATGAAGCTTGTTGATTTCACCAAAAGAAAATTGCAATCGATGAGGGAATCGAATGGAATTCTTTGGTAGAGAACGTCTCCTTATTTTGTGAAAAAAGAATGGTATTATGATCCTGAAATGGATGAGAAGTATGGTCTTGGAAGAGTCGAAGCGTAAAAGCTCAAGTGTTATCTATTCTTATCATTTTGCGTGTGGAAGTTTTTTATCTTTGTTATTGATTTGCAACTTTCAGAGCTTAACAATCGTTTTAGTGAAGTGAATGATACGATCTACTTCTTGGCATGGCTAGTTTG
Coding sequences within it:
- the LOC132034964 gene encoding uncharacterized protein LOC132034964, giving the protein MTSRMSKDIVNSCANETVNAIIEDLNGDYFGILVDESLRIYMPKVIERSDLFFAFRPFFGRSQIRGQGYDGASNMQGEINGLKTLILKDNSSAYCVHCFAHQLQLTLVAVAKKHHDVNNFFDILANVLNIVGGSFKRREMLRDDQFEKLEELLVLGEVHTGSGLNQELGLQRPGDTRWGSHFKTVRNFISLFSSIVHVLGVLANEGANYHEKAKAKV